In Zunongwangia profunda SM-A87, the following proteins share a genomic window:
- the lptC gene encoding LPS export ABC transporter periplasmic protein LptC yields the protein MKITYREIIQGIVTLIGVTMLFSCEGNLNEVRALQNPADAPAGIANGILLKYTDSGRVVATLQSEKMFDFTNKDFPFREFPEGVYIEFFDEDDQKSTVTADYGIVYDGTGLVDLRGNVVIFTADSTRLEGDQLYWDQNQSWVFTDRENQIKFPDGSFNEGMGFDSNQNFDKFNFRTNSGIQNIEESEK from the coding sequence ATGAAAATCACATATCGTGAAATAATACAAGGCATTGTCACGCTTATTGGCGTGACAATGCTTTTTTCATGTGAGGGTAATTTAAATGAAGTAAGGGCCCTTCAAAATCCTGCAGATGCACCGGCAGGAATTGCTAACGGTATCCTTTTAAAATATACAGATTCTGGTCGTGTAGTGGCGACCCTGCAAAGTGAGAAAATGTTTGATTTTACAAATAAAGATTTTCCTTTTCGAGAATTTCCAGAAGGGGTATATATCGAGTTCTTTGATGAAGATGATCAAAAGAGTACGGTCACAGCAGATTACGGGATTGTATATGATGGTACCGGTTTAGTAGATCTGCGTGGTAACGTAGTGATCTTTACTGCAGATAGTACCCGGTTAGAAGGCGATCAGCTTTATTGGGATCAAAATCAAAGTTGGGTGTTTACCGATCGTGAAAATCAAATTAAGTTTCCCGATGGTTCTTTTAATGAAGGAATGGGTTTTGATTCCAATCAAAATTTCGATAAATTCAACTTTAGAACCAATAGTGGGATTCAAAACATAGAAGAGTCCGAAAAATGA